In Acomys russatus chromosome 13, mAcoRus1.1, whole genome shotgun sequence, the genomic stretch AGAGCTTTATCCCTTGAGGGCTAGTACAACTGATTTGGGCAAATTGTTTATCTATGCCCACCTCCGAGGCatatggaaaaaggaaagaaataagcatCGCAGTGGAGAGGGAAGCACAGAGTGGTCCCAGTGGTAGACACACGACCGTTCATCTTAACTGTTGCTTCACGGCACTGGTGACCTCGGTGATGGCATGATGGTACTTTTCAGAGGCAGCCTTGAACTCCACCAGATGCTTCTCATAACTTTTGATGGCTGCCTGAAGCTGCGTTCTCTCCACGGCTCCCAAGATGGCGCGGATGATCACATCTATGCCGAGGCTGAGCACGGCAACACCAATGCTACCAAGGAGAGATGTCCCAATGTGAGCTAGTGCTGTGACCAGCTTGTTAATTATGCCGGTTGTGACATTTGAGCCCACGAGTTTAACAGCCACTGCGCTGGCTGCAGATGTGGCCTCTCCCAGAATGACAGATATGACCTTTTGGACAATTGCGATCTTCTCTGTCTCCCGTTCCTTAATATCCTGAAGTTTCTTATAAAGGGTGGGCTCGAGTTTGTCCTTCAGTGCCTCGTCAACCTTTTGCAGTTCCTTTTGGATTTTTACCACTGCTTGGATAATGATGTCACAGTTTTCTTTGATGGTTCCATCTCTCTCCATTTCGATGAAGGCCAGCCTACACCCCAAGTGGGTATTTAGAACCCCTGTCAGCTTGTTGGTGACCTGGAAGCTGTCAGACAAGCAGTCTAGGAGCTGCTGGTGAAGGCGGTTCACTTCCTGCCGCCGCCTTGGGTTTTCTGGGTAAAGGAAGTCACTCTGAGCCATACTTGAGCTATAGTCTCTgcaaaattaaacagaaatcaTTACAGAGTACCCGTACACCTCTAGTTAGGCAGCCATCAAAGGAGCCATAGCTACTCAGCAGGTTTGATTTATTTGCTGGTTTGAGTCAGGCTTTCATGTAGCTCATGGTATGGATGAGtttctgatcctccagcctctaccgcccgtgagctgggattacaggcctgcaccctCTGCCTGGGTTTTGCagtgctgggtatcaaacccagagcttcacgGATGCCAGACAGGCATCCGCATCACGGGAGCCAGACAGGCATCTGCATCTCGGAGGCTGGACAGACATCTACAGACTGAGCCGACTCCTCAGCCCTTCAGAGGTTAGCCCTTGACAACATTCCTTATCTCCTCAATCCCTACTCACCACACTAAATCTGTGTCTATCAGATTTATTTCTCAAGTATCTGGAGTTAAATCAACAGTATAAAGATCTCTGGGTTTGCAGCCACACTGATATTCAGTTAGTGCTTATGAATCTGAGAATTTAGAATATTCACACCAGGGCTGGCAGGAGGCTTGGTTGGTAACAGTGCTTGTGTTACaaacctgaaaacctgagtttggtccctgggactCTTGCAAGGTGATCTCTGAGCTCTACACACCCAAACTTGAACactcccccacacccacctcacccctcttcagtaaataattttaaaaaggaaataaactttttaatgtcattttatacCTCTATGGatgaattgtttttttaaaacctagGGGCTCTCCTAAAACAACATCCATGTAATACTAGAATCTTTAAAACTATTCCTCATGATGCTGGACATGCATCTGTCTCACGGATGCtagctgagccaggcatggtggtctatgcctgtgatcccagcattctggaggcagaggcaggcaaatctctttgagctcaagggcagcctgcaCTACATGGCAAATCCATGCTAGCCAAGGCaaccatagtgagaccctgtctcaaaaaaaccaaaaatttctcAGAATAAGAGTATGCATTCAAGACTGCAGACGGAAATTCCATTTAAGGAGAAGGTGGACACCATACAAGTACAGGGCAGTTATGATCATGTCTGTTACTCTTATTGTGAAGTGTACACATTAAATAACTGCGTATACTCTATATTGTATGTGGCcactgttttttggtttgtttgtttgtttgtttgttttttttttttagtttgaaagagggtctcactgtagcccaggatCACATGAACTCACTACGTAGTCCAGTacagccccaaactcacagtgattctcctgcctcagcctcctgagtgctgggagcagcCACCATACTCTGTCAGCAGGCATTACTAAGACAGGCTAGAGTGGGTATCAGCAAGAAGGTGATGGgggctggtggtgatggtgcaagcctttagttttatagcacttgggaggcaaaggcaggcggacctttgtgagtttgaggccagctagatctacaaagcaagttccaggacagctaggaccacagagaaacaacaaaacaaaacaaaaagactggtgggggggggcggtgagggggATGACATTCACTTTTTCTGTTTAAAGAACCAATTATCTTGTGCTCAGTGTATCCAGATACTTTTAAAAGACTGTGATGTTGTTTACCCTAGCATTGAAACTACAGCCAGTTAACACCTCTGACCTACTTTTGTTGTTTATAGTTTGTGTTTGGCACAATTTACAGGAGTGTTTTTCTTTGACTATGTgacacacaaagagaaaacagtTGGTGATGCCCAAATTCCTTGACATTTCTGATCAGTTAGGAGGCTAAGACATTTATAATCACCAtgtcaaattttttaaaatacgtGGTTATAGAAGATTGGTGTTTGACTTGTGcaaattaatcttttaaacaaTTCACTTCTTGTTACTATGTATTGATACTGCCACCAGGTGGAGACACTGGTCGCCCACAAGGTTAACAACATGTAGCCGTTTGAATTGATACCTTTAATTATGTACTTGATGTTAATAACAAGCTCAATGGTGCGTGGAGAACCTAGAGTTGGTAAGGTGTGGGGCTTCCGTTCTGGCTTTCAGTGGTTTGCTCAAGGAATCTCAATCTGGTCACCCCACTCTGTGCAAGAGGAGCCCCACAGTTAGTCAGCTCTTTTAAGATCACGGATCCTGCCAACGACACAACACTATGCCCAGGATGTGTTCTGGGCTTATACTTAGTCCTACTTTATTACGTTTTTGATAGTCACCTGCCTGGAGACTGTTAAAGAGTGTGGCATTGCCAGGGGCCTCTGAGGCGAGTTGAACACAGCTGTGATTAACTACTCCTATGAATGGCAGACTCGGGCTTTCATAAAATTTGAAATCACTTAGCCAGTGCTTCCTGTCAGTGAAAAAGTTCTGTTTGGTGAGTTCctgttcacttcccagcatctgTGCTGTCACCTCAGTAAGCAAGGTTCTGAAGATCCCTGCAGCAGCCTGCTGAGGGGTTGCTAGCCAGCAGGGGGAGCTCTTGGCTCCAGGGTTACCCACCTCACCCTAGCCTCTATTGAAACAATCCGGCTTTTCCTGCTTGGTCTACCTCAGGGCTCTAGGGGGTAAACTTTTGTTTGACATGAGTATTTGCTCGAAAACAGGATTTTGAGTCCAAGAGTAGTCTTAGACAGCTAGCTACAGTCCTAGaatttgagaggtagaggcaggaggatcagaagtgcaAGGCCAGCTTCAACTACAcaccgagttcaaggccaacctgggctacctgagactctgtctcacgaaaaagaaagaaaaaagaaaggtgggaagaaatataaaagaaaggaaaggatggtTACTTTTGAAAGTTACCGCTAATTTCATGCTACTATGCAGGTGATTTAGTTTTTCTGGAAGGGAACCACATTATAAGAGAAAGTACTGattgtaaggatttttttttttttttttttttttttaaatagccctggctggcatggaattcttgatgtaagccaggctggccttgaatagaaatcctcttgcctctgcctcccaagtgctaggattaaaggcgtgtgctaccaaaGCAGGTCATGTTTATCATACTTTAAAATGACTATTTGAACTAAAATTTAAAGCTAGCATGACAAGTAATGAGCTTCACTTTGGCTGTTTAAGTGCTGCTCTGCCTCTTTTGCTGGTCACCTCTTCAAATAAAACTTTTAGGGGGTTTACGGACAACCAGAGCACTGTCTGCCAAGAGCTACAGGAACTTAAAGAGAGAAACTAGGATTGAGGGGACCACAGGAAACTTCACCTAGAAAGTGACACATGATTAGTGTTCTGGGAGATGCTCGAATTATaacattaagaaattaaaaacagtaacTGATAAAACATCTGAAATACAACACTGTTACACTAATGTATAAACTtttaaacagaggaagaaagacatctgcaatcCTATTAtcttaggggttttttttttgggttgttatttctaaaatttatctGTGTACATAAGAATCTTTACAACATTGTAATAACAGTAAATTGTAGTAATAATGACAttcttattttagttaatttacgtccctatatttctaattttataagcGCTTTATTAGTTACATGGACTATTCCAAATCTTCATCACAATCAATAAATATCAAATTATGTCACTGTTGTGATGTTTATATGCATCACTTATTTTTCCATTCAACATCTGTATTATTTCTTTGGAGCAAATAGAGAAACAACATTATAGTAATTGTCTTCACGTGGCAGTAAAATCACACCTGTGGGGgtcacttctttccttctaccttgtgaTGTCTGGAGAGCGAAGTGagggtgtcaggcttggcagcacacactttcacttactcactgagccaccttgctgtaCATTTTTATTGTCCTTGACACATTCAAATTGCATTTCAAAGACTTTTCTGTAAATTTTATGCTAGATACTGGCCTCTTTCCAAGATGTAGTGTTGACTTGGGGAACATAGATACAGTTCAGAAAGAGTTATTCTTTTAGGACTACATACTGAAGGCatttaagatgaaagaaaaagccCCTGGGATTTATTTCTCACTAAGCTGGAAGAAATAGTGCAATAATAAGGCGAGCCTTGTTCCAGTCCTTTCTAAAGCTGggttgaaggaaagaaagcacacacaagcTTGCTATGCTGTGCTTTCATTGCTGTGTGGATGTAGGCTTTTTCCATAGTCAGTACATgttacattacacacacatgcatacacacacacacacacacacacacacacgaggcaggGCCAAGGTGCCAATGTTGTCACTGCTGTTCTCAGTGTATGCACTGCTGTCTCTGCTCCTCACTGTCCACTTGTGAGTGGACACAGTATGAAAATAAGGACAGAAGCCTTGCAGGAGAAACGAGCAGCTGCTGTCCAGTCCTGAGCCTCACTTAATTCAAATCAAAGCCGGAGAGGTCCGTTTTTAAGTTAATCGTGATGCGATGAGACATTTTTCTGCTACAGATTCCTCTGAGAAAGATCGTGAGCAGATGGCACTAATAATTCTGAGCAGAAGACTGTAAAGGGTATCTGTTAGCACTTGATGAAATATTTCCCTTGTGCATTTGAGACAGTTCTGACAAAAACAGTGCTCTTCCCCCTCAGAGGCTCTTCAGAGGCGCATAGTGTATTTGAGTATCATAGACTTGATGGAGTACCAGCAAGTGCTGTGATGCTAAAGTAAGAGGCCACCTCCATTCTTTCACGGCCCGGTTCTGAGTCCCTTACGATGTCCACGACATAGAAAGTACTTATCACCATCCATACAAGCAACACCCTTTCACGCCTGCATCACCAGCTTCCTAAGATAATGCCTCTGTTGCTTCTCTCCCTCAGTGACTTAGGCTACATCATCCGATAAAATCTTTCCATCCCCAGTGTCTTCAAGAAGGGAGTCCCCAAAGGATGCCCCGAAATCCCCTCAAAATAAAGCTGACACTCTCTATGGGTGCTCACAACGGGCATGACTCCATAGCCCTCAAGTCTTGCCATTCAGAGTATCGTAACGCTCATAGGAGTTTCCACGTTTCTTACCTTGTTGGAATCCCAAGTGTGTGTCCCCTCGGTTGTTTAGGAGTACTGTTGAAGCGCTCCCTTTCATGTGGGTTCATCTAGAAACTTCTGGTGGAATGTGATGACCTACAGGCTTTGCTGGTCTCCCCTGGGTCCCTCTGCCTGTCTGGTTTATAGCCACTTCTGCCTGGCTTAGCTTTTAGAGTACTCCATTTTCCCATAACGCATTCTGCTGATGTCATAAGCAGTGTAGCGTGAGCAGTTGAGAAAAATAAACCTGGTAAAACGTGTTTTTGCACTTTTCGttatttaatgtgtttttcttttattaaaatgctGTAAAATCCAGCTCCGTGATGGCTCTGGCAGTGGCTCTGAGAGGCTGTCCTATCAACCCTTCcacacactttctccagcttCTGCTGCATTCGGACCTTTGTGTATTGCTGGTGGCTTTGTTCAGGTTCCTGGGAGATACAAAACTAGATACAGCCAGAAATGTATgcagacccccctcccccagctagaAGTTCTGCTTTTTGTCACTTGTTATCTAACAGGGGTGCACTGGTCCCGAGGACTCAGATACCCCTTCTTGTCTCCATTCCTTCCCCTACACTCCCCCCTTGCTCCTTTTTCAAATcatgcgtctctctctctctctctctctctctctctctctctctctctctctctctcacacacacacacacacacacacacacctaaatatatAAGTGTAACCTGCCCACTCCATttactgtgtgtatatggtttctgGGCTGACCAGTTGATATTGGATAATCATATGGGCTGCTCATCACTAGGGAGGACTATCATTCCCCCTCTCAGCTCCCTGCATCCCTTAGCTGTCTGCTGATGGATGAGACCCTTAAAATTTCCTCTTCCACGTGAGCATGcctatcttaaaaaaatacatttttgacattttattttatgtgtgtatgtgtatgtgtctgtgtaaacCGGAGTGTTTGTGAGGACAGCATGTACAGGAGCCTGCAGGGGTCAGAAGAGGTCACTGGATGCCCTGCCAGGGACTTTCCGGCAGTTGTGAACGGCTCCCGGAGGTGCTTGCAACGGAACCCCGGTCATCTGGAGGAGCATGCAGTGCGGTCTCCCTAGCCCAGCATGTCTGTTGCTGTTGTGTTTGTAAGATAAAACTGAAGGAGGGCATTAGTCTCCGTACTCCTTTGGACCTCAAGCCTAAGGAAAAGTCTCATCACTCAAGGCACCACATCAGTAGAGGACTGCATGTCTCTGGGAGGCTTTGAGAGCACTAGGGTGTGAGGATGCAGAGGTAAGCAAAGCATTGAGCTAGTGTGACCGGGAGACCTGAGAGGGAGTgacacccctacccccccccccccccccaccaggcaGATTTTCCTTCTTCCCTAGCCAAGTCTCAGGCATCTAGACCCTGGACAGTACTCAGTTCGAATCCTGTCCCCAGCGCACCCCTTCTGTTACATCTTGCTTTTTGTCATCTGGGCCCCATATGTCAAACCCCCATTcacagaagagacaggagagataAGCATTCGGGTGTGGGGACCCTGGGAGTGACAGAATCAGCTTTCTCAGGGTGTCCATTCCTGCAACCCCAGGACAAAATTTGGTCTTTGGAGAGACTGGCTTGGCAGTGAAGACAGCACAGGAAATAGCTGCCATCACTGCTATGGCTGTTCCTGTGTCCAAGCCTGTGACATCTGGGTCTGCTGCTTCCACTGTCCCAGTGGGACCCCAGGAAGgcgagagaagaggggaggaaatgagggaggaaagagaggtgggATGGGGAAGCCGGTATCGGGGCAGGGAAGAACGGAGTACAGTGATCTTGGAGGAGTCAGTGGCTGGAAGAAGTGTAGATCTGAGGCAGCCACGGAGGCATCATCATCTTTCTTAGCACCACCATGGCCAATGCCCATGTGAGTGCCGTCATCTAGGTCACCTATATGGTTGCCCTCAGCGGGTGGTGGTTAGGCAGCTCCACATATGCGTGGGAGCCTGATTATCACAGAGGCATAAGTTCCCTGCAAGAGCACAAATTCATGCCTCTCCTAGGCTTGTCATGGGGTTGGCCCATGTAGATCAGCTCACTTTAAAGGCAGCCACCTCCACCCTAAAGCACAGGGCTGATCCGGGGGCTATCTCCCAGCTAATCGTAGGACTTGTGTGGCGCACACTGGTGCATGACCAGCTTTGTCCTGGCACGAGCACAGCCCTGCTGTCCTagggtgcaggggaggggggctctAAGGCACACTATTGAGCCCCAGCCACCAAGCACCATAAGGTAGAGAGGAGCGAAGAGGAGAGGGGTGGCTTAAACTGTTAGTTTCTCTACTTGTTAGGGCTCCGGAAGGGTCCTGCCTGCCATCTCCAAGAGAATGTATCTGGAACAGCACACAATATTTGATTATGTATGTTACCAAGGAGCATGGTGGGACCCTTTTGTGGCTTCTTAgcctcagagattaaaaaaaaaaaaaaattaaataatgaacccagaaggaaattgaaattaaaaaaaaaaaaaaatggagaggcGGGGCAGGTAAGTTGTAAATCTTGACAGGAAGGGGATGCAATGTTTTTTATTGTCAGCCTGGCAGAATCTAAAATCACCTGTGAGATAGGCCCCTGGACATATCTGGGGGTGTATTAGTTGCGGTGGGAGGAAGtacccactgtgggcggcaccattccctagggaGGACACCTTGGACTGTaacagtggagaagagggagctgaCTCCAAGCATGCATGCACTCCTGCTTCTGTAATATCTCCATGCTGAACTGTGAACTAAGAAGTgttttctcccttaaattgcaCCACATCAACAGGAAAGAACCAAGCTAAAGGAGATGATggataggagaaaaagagagagaatccTGAATTTGAGTTAGAAATAAGTTTATGAGCATCTgtatggggagggagggaagagagggagggaggggtggaaagaagtgaggagggagggggaaagagagggaggagagagaatgagagagaatatACCTACAGTGTCTGTCAAGGTAAACAGGGTTAGGGTTTGAGTCAGTATACAAaacaggagaagagaaagcagggaaagaaaaggaacatatTCTGAGCTGCAACT encodes the following:
- the Smco3 gene encoding single-pass membrane and coiled-coil domain-containing protein 3 isoform X1 — translated: MNPHERERFNSTPKQPRGHTLGIPTRDYSSSMAQSDFLYPENPRRRQEVNRLHQQLLDCLSDSFQVTNKLTGVLNTHLGCRLAFIEMERDGTIKENCDIIIQAVVKIQKELQKVDEALKDKLEPTLYKKLQDIKERETEKIAIVQKVISVILGEATSAASAVAVKLVGSNVTTGIINKLVTALAHIGTSLLGSIGVAVLSLGIDVIIRAILGAVERTQLQAAIKSYEKHLVEFKAASEKYHHAITEVTSAVKQQLR
- the Smco3 gene encoding single-pass membrane and coiled-coil domain-containing protein 3 isoform X2, with amino-acid sequence MAQSDFLYPENPRRRQEVNRLHQQLLDCLSDSFQVTNKLTGVLNTHLGCRLAFIEMERDGTIKENCDIIIQAVVKIQKELQKVDEALKDKLEPTLYKKLQDIKERETEKIAIVQKVISVILGEATSAASAVAVKLVGSNVTTGIINKLVTALAHIGTSLLGSIGVAVLSLGIDVIIRAILGAVERTQLQAAIKSYEKHLVEFKAASEKYHHAITEVTSAVKQQLR